A region of Salvia splendens isolate huo1 chromosome 17, SspV2, whole genome shotgun sequence DNA encodes the following proteins:
- the LOC121775073 gene encoding serine/threonine-protein kinase STY13-like has product MGSGNGFYSVAEFDLDPKWLVDPKLLFVGPKIGEGAHAKVYEGKYKNQNVAIKIVERGDTAEEIAKKESRFAREVAMLSRVQHKNLVKFIGACKEPVTVIVTELLLGGTLRKHLINLRPRCLDIRVAIGFALDIARAMECLHSHGIIHRDLKPENLLLTEDRRTVKLADFGLAREESLTEMMTAETGTYRWMAPELYSTVTLRHGEKKHYNHKVDAYSFAIVLWELIHNKLPFEGMSNLQAAYAAAFKNVRPSADELPEELARIVTLCWKEDANARPNFTQIIQMLLQYLTAISAPEPVIPHHVSRSTSATNAVFPPESPGTSSLMEKRGDVAGTPTTAMEDEPRGLFSCCR; this is encoded by the exons atgggATCTGGAAACGGGTTTTACTCGGTAGCAGAGTTTGATTTGGACCCGAAATGGTTGGTGGATCCGAAGCTCCTCTTTGTAGGGCCTAAGATTGGAGAAGGAGCTCATGCCAAAGTCTATGAGGGAAA ATACAAGAATCAGAATGTCGCCATCAAAATTGTTGAGAGAGGGGATACAGCTGAAGAGATTGCAAAGAAGGAGTCAAGATTTGCAAGAGAAGTTGCAATGCTTTCCAGAGTCCAACATAAGAATTTAGTTAAG TTTATTGGAGCTTGCAAGGAACCTGTGACGGTTATAGTGACTGAGCTTTTGCTTGGTGGGACGTTGCGAAAGCACTTGATCAACCTGCGCCCTAGATGCCTTGATATACGGGTAGCTATTGGATTTGCGCTGGATATAGCTCGTGCAATGGAGTGTTTGCACTCCCATGGTATCATCCACCGTGACCTTAAACCTG AAAACTTGCTCTTGACAGAAGATCGGAGAACAGTCAAACTTGCCGACTTTGGTCTCGCTAGAGAAGAGTCGTTGACTGAAATGATGACCGCCGAGACGGGAACCTATCGCTGGATGGCCCCGGAG CTGTATAGTACCGTCACACTAAGGCATGGAGAGAAAAAGCATTATAACCACAAAGTGGATGCTTATAGTTTCGCCATCGTGCTATGGGAGCTCATACACAACAAGTTGCCCTTTGAAGGCATGTCGAATCTGCAGGCGGCCTATGCCGCAGCTTTTAAA AATGTACGGCCAAGTGCGGACGAGCTTCCGGAGGAATTGGCTCGAATAGTGACCTTGTGTTGGAAGGAAGACGCCAACGCTCGCCCGAATTTCACTCAGATAATACAGATGCTGTTGCAATATCTCACCGCCATCTCTGCACCCGAGCCGGTCATACCGCACCACGTCTCCAGAAGCACTTCAGCAACGAATGCGGTCTTCCCGCCGGAGTCCCCTGGGACGAGCTCGTTGATGGAGAAGAGGGGTGATGTGGCTGGCACGCCGACGACAGCGATGGAAGACGAGCCGAGAGGACTTTTCTCCTGCTGTAGATAG